A single genomic interval of Cupriavidus sp. MP-37 harbors:
- the dapB gene encoding 4-hydroxy-tetrahydrodipicolinate reductase — protein sequence MNIAIAGASGRMGRMLIEQVLNTEGVTLSGALDVPGSPALGQDAGLFLGRNTGVAITADLEAGLAGADCLIDFTRPEGTLAHLAAAKKLGVKMVVGTTGFDEAGKAALAEAAKSIGIVFAANFSVGVNATFKLLEVAAKLLSTGYDIEVIEAHHRFKVDAPSGTALKMGEVIADALGRDLKTCGVFAREGHTGERDPGSIGFATIRGGDIVGDHTVMFAGIGERIEISHKSSSRQSYADGAVRSARFLADKPNGLFDMQDVLGLK from the coding sequence GGGCCGCATGGGCCGCATGCTGATCGAACAAGTGCTGAACACCGAAGGCGTGACGCTGTCGGGCGCGCTCGACGTGCCGGGTTCGCCGGCGCTGGGCCAGGATGCGGGCCTGTTCCTGGGCCGCAACACCGGCGTGGCGATCACGGCGGACCTGGAGGCGGGGCTGGCCGGTGCCGACTGCCTGATCGACTTCACCCGTCCGGAAGGCACGCTGGCGCACCTGGCCGCGGCGAAGAAGCTGGGCGTCAAGATGGTGGTCGGCACCACCGGCTTCGACGAGGCGGGCAAGGCCGCGCTGGCCGAGGCCGCGAAATCGATTGGCATCGTCTTCGCCGCCAACTTCAGCGTCGGCGTCAACGCCACCTTCAAGCTGCTTGAAGTGGCGGCCAAGCTGCTGTCGACAGGCTATGACATCGAGGTGATCGAGGCTCACCACCGCTTCAAGGTCGACGCCCCCTCGGGCACCGCGCTGAAGATGGGCGAAGTGATTGCCGATGCGCTGGGCCGCGACCTGAAGACCTGCGGCGTCTTTGCCCGCGAAGGACACACCGGCGAGCGCGATCCCGGTTCGATTGGCTTTGCCACCATCCGCGGCGGCGACATCGTCGGCGACCACACCGTGATGTTCGCCGGCATCGGCGAGCGCATCGAGATCAGCCACAAGTCGTCGAGCCGCCAGTCGTATGCCGACGGCGCGGTGCGTTCGGCCCGCTTCCTGGCCGACAAGCCCAACGGGCTGTTCGACATGCAGGACGTGCTGGGCCTGAAGTAA
- the leuS gene encoding leucine--tRNA ligase, producing MQDKYLPSAVEQAAQQHWQAIDAYRVSEHAAGPDGKEKPKFYACSMLPYPSGKLHMGHVRNYTINDVMARYLRMNGNNVLMPMGWDAFGMPAENAALNNGVAPAAWTYDNIAYMKKQMQSMGLAIDWSREVATCSPDYYRWNQWLFLKMLEKGIAYRKTGTVNWDPVDQTVLANEQVIDGRGWRSGAVVEKREIPMYYLRITDYAQELLGDLDQLGWPERVKVMQQNWIGKSVGVRFAFTHDIPGEDGKPINDGKLYVFTTRADTIMGVTFCAVAAEHPLATHAALNNPELAAFIDECKHGSVMEADMATMEKKGMPTGLQVVHPLTGEKVDVWVGNYVLMSYGDGAVMGVPAHDERDFAFANKYRLPIKPVIDVKGQPYSTEAWQEWYGDKEHGTCIHSGKYDGLGYQAAVEAIAADLGAMGLGEKKTTWRLRDWGISRQRYWGTPIPLIHCDSCGVVPVPEQDLPVVLPEDLVPDGTGNPLAKDPRFLQCTCPSCGKPARRETDTMDTFIDSCWYYMRYTCPDAATMVDARNDYWMPMDQYIGGIEHAILHLLYARFWTKVMRDLGLVKFDEPFTNLLTQGMVLNETYYREDAAGKKTWYNPAEVDLQTDERGRPVGATLIADGQPVVIGGVEKMSKSKNNGIDPQALIDQYGADTARLFVMFAAPPEQQLEWSGSGVEGASRFLRRVWNYGYANAAAIRDGAAGAPGAHDAELRREIHGVLKQANYDYQRIQYNTVVSATMKMLNALDDAKTASPAARRECFGILLRVLYPVVPHITHGLWEQLGYAAEAGDLLDAPWPQVDEAALVRSEIELVLQINGKVRGSITVPADADRAAIEAAAAGSDTVAKFAEGKAPKKIVVVPGRLVNVVL from the coding sequence ATGCAAGACAAATATCTTCCTTCCGCCGTTGAACAAGCCGCCCAGCAGCACTGGCAAGCCATCGACGCCTATCGCGTGTCGGAGCATGCGGCCGGGCCCGACGGCAAGGAAAAGCCCAAGTTCTACGCCTGCTCGATGCTGCCGTATCCGTCGGGCAAGCTGCACATGGGCCACGTGCGCAACTACACCATCAACGATGTGATGGCGCGCTACCTGCGCATGAACGGCAACAACGTGCTGATGCCGATGGGCTGGGACGCGTTCGGCATGCCGGCCGAGAACGCGGCGCTGAACAACGGCGTGGCGCCGGCCGCCTGGACCTACGACAACATCGCTTACATGAAGAAGCAGATGCAGTCGATGGGCCTGGCGATCGACTGGTCGCGCGAGGTCGCCACCTGCAGCCCGGACTATTACCGCTGGAACCAGTGGCTGTTCCTGAAGATGCTGGAAAAGGGCATCGCCTACCGCAAGACCGGCACCGTCAACTGGGACCCGGTCGACCAGACCGTGCTGGCCAACGAGCAGGTCATCGACGGCCGCGGCTGGCGTTCGGGCGCGGTGGTCGAAAAGCGCGAGATCCCGATGTACTACCTGCGCATCACCGACTATGCGCAGGAACTGCTGGGCGACCTGGACCAGCTGGGCTGGCCCGAGCGCGTCAAGGTGATGCAGCAGAACTGGATCGGCAAGAGCGTGGGCGTGCGCTTCGCCTTCACCCATGACATCCCGGGCGAAGACGGCAAGCCGATCAACGACGGCAAGCTCTACGTCTTCACCACGCGCGCCGACACCATCATGGGCGTGACCTTCTGCGCGGTTGCCGCCGAGCATCCGCTGGCCACGCACGCCGCGCTGAACAACCCCGAACTCGCCGCCTTCATCGACGAATGCAAGCACGGCTCGGTCATGGAAGCCGACATGGCGACCATGGAGAAGAAGGGCATGCCGACCGGCCTGCAGGTGGTGCACCCGCTGACCGGCGAGAAGGTCGACGTGTGGGTCGGCAACTACGTGCTGATGAGCTACGGCGATGGCGCCGTGATGGGCGTGCCGGCGCACGACGAGCGCGACTTCGCCTTCGCCAACAAGTACCGGCTGCCGATCAAGCCGGTGATCGACGTCAAGGGCCAGCCGTACTCGACCGAAGCCTGGCAGGAATGGTACGGCGACAAGGAGCACGGCACCTGCATCCACAGCGGCAAGTATGACGGCCTGGGCTACCAGGCCGCGGTGGAAGCCATCGCCGCCGACCTGGGCGCAATGGGCCTGGGCGAGAAGAAGACCACCTGGCGCCTGCGCGACTGGGGCATCTCGCGCCAGCGCTACTGGGGCACGCCGATCCCGCTGATCCACTGCGACAGCTGCGGCGTGGTGCCGGTGCCCGAGCAGGACCTGCCGGTGGTGCTGCCCGAAGACCTGGTGCCGGACGGCACCGGCAACCCGCTGGCCAAGGATCCGCGCTTCCTGCAGTGCACCTGCCCGTCGTGCGGCAAGCCCGCGCGCCGCGAGACCGACACGATGGATACCTTCATCGATTCGTGCTGGTACTACATGCGCTATACCTGCCCGGACGCGGCCACCATGGTCGATGCCCGCAACGACTACTGGATGCCGATGGACCAGTACATCGGCGGCATCGAGCACGCGATCCTGCACCTGCTGTACGCGCGCTTCTGGACCAAGGTGATGCGCGACCTGGGCCTGGTCAAGTTCGACGAGCCCTTCACCAACCTGCTGACGCAGGGCATGGTGCTCAACGAGACCTACTACCGCGAAGACGCCGCCGGCAAGAAGACCTGGTACAACCCGGCCGAGGTCGACCTGCAGACCGACGAGCGCGGCCGCCCGGTGGGCGCCACGCTGATCGCCGACGGCCAGCCGGTGGTGATCGGCGGGGTCGAGAAGATGTCGAAGTCCAAGAACAACGGCATCGACCCGCAGGCGCTGATCGACCAGTACGGCGCCGACACCGCGCGCCTGTTCGTGATGTTCGCCGCGCCGCCCGAGCAGCAGCTGGAATGGAGCGGTTCGGGCGTGGAGGGCGCGTCGCGCTTCCTGCGCCGCGTGTGGAACTACGGCTATGCCAACGCCGCCGCCATCCGCGACGGTGCCGCCGGCGCGCCGGGCGCGCACGATGCCGAGCTGCGCCGCGAGATCCACGGCGTGCTCAAGCAGGCCAACTACGACTACCAGCGCATCCAGTACAACACCGTGGTCTCGGCCACGATGAAGATGCTGAACGCGCTGGACGACGCCAAGACCGCGTCGCCGGCCGCGCGCCGCGAGTGCTTCGGCATCCTGCTGCGCGTGCTGTACCCGGTGGTGCCGCACATCACCCACGGCCTGTGGGAGCAGCTGGGCTATGCCGCCGAGGCCGGCGACCTGCTCGACGCCCCGTGGCCGCAGGTCGATGAAGCCGCGCTGGTGCGCAGCGAAATCGAACTGGTGCTGCAGATCAACGGCAAGGTGCGCGGCAGCATCACCGTGCCCGCCGACGCCGACCGCGCCGCGATCGAGGCGGCCGCCGCCGGCAGCGACACCGTGGCAAAGTTCGCCGAAGGCAAGGCGCCGAAGAAGATCGTGGTGGTGCCTGGCCGCCTGGTCAACGTGGTGCTTTGA
- the lptE gene encoding LPS assembly lipoprotein LptE, which yields MKRLNLGRRKLLAALLAVPASGLLAGCGFHLRGNSDFAFKRLYIGIPPNSLMGADLRRAIRGGSDTQVVADQKEADALLDVLQDTRTKSILSITTEGVVREYRLTQRFTFRLRDPAGKELIAPSQLVLTRDLTYNEANTLAKDYEEQQLYRDMQRDIVQQLMRRLAAVKAI from the coding sequence ATGAAGCGACTGAACCTGGGACGCCGCAAGCTGCTCGCGGCCCTGCTGGCCGTGCCGGCCTCCGGTCTGCTGGCCGGCTGCGGCTTCCATCTGCGCGGCAACTCGGACTTCGCCTTCAAGCGGCTGTATATCGGCATCCCGCCCAACTCGCTGATGGGCGCCGACCTGCGCCGCGCCATCCGCGGCGGCTCCGACACCCAGGTGGTGGCCGACCAGAAAGAGGCCGACGCGCTACTGGACGTGCTGCAGGACACCCGCACCAAGTCCATCCTGTCGATCACGACCGAGGGCGTGGTGCGCGAATACCGCCTGACCCAGCGCTTCACCTTCCGCCTGCGCGACCCCGCCGGCAAGGAGCTGATCGCGCCGTCGCAACTGGTGCTGACGCGCGACCTGACCTACAACGAAGCCAATACGCTGGCCAAGGACTACGAAGAGCAGCAGCTGTACCGCGACATGCAGCGCGACATCGTGCAGCAGCTGATGCGCCGGCTGGCAGCGGTCAAGGCCATTTGA
- the holA gene encoding DNA polymerase III subunit delta: MQLKLDGLDAHLKQAKAKGLAPLYVVHGDEHLLVLEAVDRLRASAREAGFSEREVLVAERGFHWGRLVEAQQSMSLFGDRKIVELRIPSGKPGKDGGEALRAVAAQPSPDVVMLVTLPRLDFAASKSAWFQALEGAGVSIKVDTVDRTRLPAWVGERLALQQQRVQGGEPGRRALQFIADKVEGNLLAAHQEIQKLGLLYPPGELSFEQVHDAVLNVARYDVFKLSESMLSGDVPRLVRMLEGLRGEGEATVLVLWALTEEIRVLSKVRQGLAAGKPAGVLMRELRVWGPRERLVPQAAQRLAQPRLDAALALAARLDRQVKGLQDLPPPGSAPLPAEPWDGLQQLALMIAR, from the coding sequence ATGCAGCTCAAGCTCGACGGGCTCGACGCGCACCTGAAGCAGGCCAAGGCCAAGGGCCTGGCGCCGCTGTACGTGGTGCATGGCGACGAGCACCTGCTGGTGCTCGAAGCGGTCGACCGCCTGCGCGCGTCGGCGCGCGAAGCCGGCTTCTCCGAACGCGAGGTGCTGGTGGCCGAGCGCGGCTTCCACTGGGGCCGGCTGGTTGAGGCGCAGCAGTCGATGTCGCTGTTCGGCGACCGCAAGATCGTCGAGCTGCGCATCCCCTCGGGCAAGCCCGGCAAGGACGGCGGCGAGGCGCTGCGCGCCGTCGCCGCGCAGCCGTCGCCCGACGTGGTGATGCTGGTGACGCTGCCGCGGCTGGATTTTGCCGCGTCCAAGTCGGCGTGGTTCCAGGCGCTGGAAGGCGCCGGCGTGTCGATCAAGGTCGACACCGTGGACCGCACGCGGCTGCCGGCCTGGGTCGGCGAGCGGCTGGCGCTGCAGCAGCAGCGCGTGCAGGGTGGTGAGCCGGGCCGGCGCGCGTTGCAGTTCATCGCCGACAAGGTCGAGGGCAACCTGCTGGCGGCGCACCAGGAAATCCAGAAGCTGGGCCTGCTGTATCCGCCCGGCGAACTCAGCTTTGAGCAGGTCCACGACGCGGTGCTGAACGTGGCCCGCTACGACGTGTTCAAGCTGTCGGAATCGATGCTCTCGGGCGACGTGCCGCGGCTGGTGCGCATGCTCGAAGGGCTGCGCGGCGAGGGCGAGGCCACGGTGCTGGTGCTGTGGGCGCTGACCGAGGAAATTCGCGTATTATCCAAGGTCCGGCAAGGGCTCGCCGCCGGCAAGCCGGCGGGCGTGCTGATGCGCGAACTGCGCGTCTGGGGCCCGCGCGAACGGCTGGTGCCGCAGGCCGCGCAGCGCCTGGCGCAGCCGCGGCTGGACGCGGCGCTGGCGCTGGCCGCGCGGCTGGACCGCCAGGTCAAGGGCCT